From a single Leopardus geoffroyi isolate Oge1 chromosome E1, O.geoffroyi_Oge1_pat1.0, whole genome shotgun sequence genomic region:
- the ALDH3A1 gene encoding aldehyde dehydrogenase, dimeric NADP-preferring — protein MSKIGEVVQRARAAFNLGKTRPLQFRIQQLEALRRMIKEHEKDIAGALTADLHRNEWNAYYEEVVYVLEEIEHVIKKLPEWAADEPVEKTPQTQQDECYIHSEPLGVVLIIGTWNYPFTVTVQPMVGAIAAGNAVVIKPSELSENMANLLATVIPQYLDRDLYPVINGGISETTEVLKERFDHILYTGNTAVGKIIMMAAAKHLTPITLELGGKNPCYVDKDCDLDVACRRIAWGKFMNSGQTCVAPDYILCDPSIQNQIVEKLKKSLKEFYGEDAKKSRDYGRIINSRHFQRVMGLMEGQKVAYGGTGDAATRYIAPTILTDVDPQSQVMQEEIFGPVMPIVCVRSLEEAIQFINQREKPLALYVFSLNDKVIKKMISETSSGGVTANDVVVHNSVHSLPYGGVGNSGMGSYHGKKSFETFSHRRSCLVRPLLNDESLKARYPPSLAKMTRH, from the exons ATGAGCAAAATCGGCGAAGTCGTGCAGCGGGCCAGGGCCGCCTTCAACTTGGGCAAGACGCGCCCGCTGCAGTTCCGGATCCAGCAGCTGGAGGCGCTGCGGCGCATGATCAAGGAGCACGAGAAGGACATCGCGGGCGCGCTGACAGCGGACCTCCACAGG AACGAGTGGAACGCCTACTACGAGGAGGTGGTGTATGTCCTGGAAGAGATCGAACACGTGATCAAGAAGCTCCCCGAGTGGGCTGCGGACGAGCCCGTGGAGAAGACTCCGCAGACCCAGCAGGATGAGTGTTACATCCACTCGGAGCCCCTGGGCGTGGTCCTCATCATCGGCACCTGGAACTATCCCTTCACTGTCACGGTCCAGCCCATGGTGGGCGCCATCGCTGCAG GGAACGCGGTGGTCATCAAGCCCTCGGAGCTGAGTGAGAATATGGCGAACCTGCTGGCCACCGTCATCCCTCAGTACCTGGACAGG GATCTGTACCCGGTGATCAATGGGGGCATCTCTGAGACCACAGAGGTCCTCAAGGAGAGATTTGACCACATCCTATACACCGGGAACACCGCTGTGGGCAAGATCATCATGATGGCCGCAGCCAAGCACCTGACCCCCATCACCCTGGAGCTAGGGGGCAAGAACCCTTGCTATGTGGACAAGGACTGTGATCTGGATGTCGCCTGCAG ACGCATCGCCTGGGGGAAATTCATGAACAGTGGCCAGACTTGTGTGGCCCCGGACTACATCCTCTGTGACCCCTCCATCCAGAACCAAATTGTGGAGAAGCTCAAAAAGTCCCTGAAA GAGTTCTACGGGGAGGATGCCAAGAAGTCCCGTGACTACGGAAGGATCATTAACTCCCGGCACTTCCAGAGGGTGATGGGCCTGATGGAGGGTCAGAAAGTCGCCTACGGAGGCACTGGGGACGCGGCCACCCGATACATCG cccccaccatccTCACAGACGTGGACCCCCAGTCCCAGGTGATGCAGGAGGAGATCTTTGGGCCCGTGATgcccattgtgtgtgtgcgcagCCTGGAGGAGGCCATCCAGTTCATCAACCAACGGGAGAAGCCCCTGGCCCTCTATGTGTTCTCTCTAAATGACAAG GTGATTAAGAAGATGATTTCGGAGACCTCAAGCGGTGGCGTGACGGCCAACGACGTCGTTGTCCACAACTCTGTGCACTCCCTGCCTTACGGGGGTGTGG GGAACAGCGGCATGGGGTCCTACCATGGCAAGAAGAGCTTTGAGACCTTTTCCCACCGACGCTCTTGCCTGGTGCGGCCTCTGCTGAACGATGAGTCCCTCAAAGCCAGATACCCCCCAAGCCTGGCCAAG ATGACCCGTCACTGA